The following is a genomic window from Candidatus Binatia bacterium.
GGCTGGGCCGTCAAGGCTTTCAGGAGCTAGGTTATGCCGACCCCGAATTTGCCGCCCGAGCGCAAATACACGTTCAAGGACTTTGAGCGGGACTTTCCAGGCGACGAAGCCTGCATGGCATGGCTTGTAGAATTTTTGTACCCGCACGGTATCCATTGCCTCGGGTGCGGCGAGGTTCGCCCGCACCATCAGCTTAAGGGACGCCCGAAGGTCTGGACCTGCGACTACTGTGGAACTCATACACACCCGACCGCCGGCACGATCTTCCACAAGTCATCTACAAGTCTCAAGACCTGGTTCCACGCGATCTACCTAATGAGCGCAACGCGCTGTGGCATCTCCGCCATGCAGCTCATGCGGGAAACGGGCGTCACCTATAAGACCGCGTGGCGAATGTTCAATCTCATCCGCAAGATGCTACTAGAGGACCTGCGCGATCTCCACGGCAGCGTCGAAGTTGACGAAACCTACGTCGGCGGCAAAAAGCGCGGGCGAGGGTACTACAACCTAAACCGCGGCGGCGGCCTAAAAACCGCTGTAGGCGGAGCCGTAGAGCGTGGTGGCCGCG
Proteins encoded in this region:
- a CDS encoding IS1595 family transposase yields the protein MPTPNLPPERKYTFKDFERDFPGDEACMAWLVEFLYPHGIHCLGCGEVRPHHQLKGRPKVWTCDYCGTHTHPTAGTIFHKSSTSLKTWFHAIYLMSATRCGISAMQLMRETGVTYKTAWRMFNLIRKMLLEDLRDLHGSVEVDETYVGGKKRGRGYYNLNRGGGLKTAVGGAVERGGRVSAYVMEGRGLWDLTEPVAERVLPESTIFTDEAPQYKRLTKMGKGWEHRRIHHAEKVYVRGDIHTNTIEGFWSLVKRGISGVYHSVSKKHLQGYLDEYSFRYNHRFDDRPMFKALKAQISQEFVPQHFPQKYRPRKGVVSS